From Plasmodium falciparum 3D7 genome assembly, chromosome: 9, one genomic window encodes:
- a CDS encoding cytochrome c oxidase subunit ApiCOX30, putative translates to MIFKSVRNLSNKVCDVLVSFGVRQNKTTFISHPGVMVVSQLLEMRLITRPRATLTQENVNAMVEFDYELAKKAQIAVDNNLPVNFFDLEYIDRPEYLKLLLEEKEILEKARDEVLKMQKGNYKIPDILKNYKRVEIPREWRKELEIDDKILKEQPGLKENIELQNIMNNYIRNKFHKNKDQNSKKEIKN, encoded by the exons atgatatTTAAAAGTGTTAGGAATCTATCTAATAAAGTGTGCGATGTTTTAGTATCCTTTGGTGTGCGTCAAAATAAAACTACATTTATATCACATCCAG GTGTTATGGTAGTATCTCAATTATTAGAAATGAGATTAATAACTCGACCAAGAGCAACATTAACTCAAGAAAATGTTAATGCTATGGTTGAATTTGATTATGAGCTTGCCAAAAAGGCACAAATAGCtgttgataataatttaccagtgaatttttttgatttgGAATATATAGATAGGCCAGAATATTTGAAATTGTTGcttgaagaaaaagaaattttagAAAAGGCAAGAGACGAAGTTTTGAAAATGCAAAaaggaaattataaaataccagatatactaaaaaattacaaaagaGTGGAAATACCAAGAGAATGGAGAAAAGAATTAGAAATcgatgataaaatattaaaagaacaaCCAGGattaaaggaaaatattgaattacaaaatattatgaataactATATTAGAAATAAATTTCATAAAAACAAAGATCAAAATTCAAAAAAGgagataaaaaattaa
- a CDS encoding glycolipid transfer protein, putative, which translates to MSSFSEGEIFIANIEKKSLECRENDEIVVLKICELCNIIYPIFNKIFGNGFVGDTLKKDLKNSSSQVQRAIEKFPEETKYVSMLYSYNINKYENMEKLKRDLDNGIISFLWMKRTLEFIITFLEKCYITCSETKLSICAQEAYNEVLKKYHGFITSKIVKLCLKLSPTKDILTKKLGFQTHQQASTVLQKCLSITKPLVRDISVTIEKFNCDFEEKI; encoded by the coding sequence atgagtAGTTTTAGCGAAGGTGAAATATTTATTGCCAATATAGAAAAGAAATCATTAGAATGTAGAGAAAATGACGAAATCgttgtattaaaaatatgtgaattatgtaatatcatatatccaatttttaataaaatatttgggAATGGGTTTGTCGGTGATACCTTAAAAAAGGATCTAAAAAATTCTTCTTCTCAAGTTCAACGAGCTATTGAAAAATTTCCTGAAGAAACAAAATATGTTTCCAtgttatattcatataatataaataagtatgagaatatggaaaaattaaaaagggaTTTAGATAATGGAATTATAAGTTTCCTATGGATGAAAAGAACATTagaatttattataacatttttggaaaaatgttatataacaTGTAGTGAAACCAAATTATCCATATGTGCACAAGAAGCATATAATgaagtattaaaaaaatatcatgGATTTATTACTTCAAAAATAGTAAAACTATGTTTAAAGCTATCCCCGACTAAAGATATTTTAACCAAAAAATTAGGATTTCAAACTCATCAACAAGCTTCCACTGTACTTCAAAAATGTCTTTCTATTACAAAACCTTTGGTAAGAGATATTTCGGTTACTATAGAAAAGTTCAATTGTGATTTTGaggaaaaaatttaa